The genomic interval AAACTACACTCTGCTTTACTCCTGAATTGCAATCAACTCAGGAGGCCATCAGCCAGGAAAGCTGGCCAAAAAAGACctgttctgtgaaaaaaaaaacccaaaaccactcTATTCTTattcaaggaaaaaacccccacaggaACCCAAAGAGGAGACATCAGACTTTAAAGAGCAGTTTAGTCACTAAAATGTGTCATTGCCTTCTACTGAGCATCTGGAACCTTTATCAGTCTGTCTGATCCTTAAATCTCCCTGCAGATATAGCATGGTCAACCAGCGTGTAAGAACAGATTTACATCTGTGGATTGTAAATAAGTTTTCTTGAAAACTCATAAATATTATAAACGTACTACCAGTTAAGTCCATTATTTGAGAAGGAACGCTCTTTTTatattaacaacaacaaaaatgagaaCCACTGTCAAAAAAGCAGCCAGATTTGCAGAAATGAAGGGCTTATCTTCCAGAGTAGCCTGTGTTAACGCATCTAAACTCAGAGATAAAAATCTAAGTTGTCTTAAATAAAGAAGTACTGTAATCTTTTCTCAGCTCTCTTTTTGCTTCTCAGCAATTATGCTGTTtgctctgctgttttctctAGAAGTGGCTGTACCGCAGCCTGTTGCTCCTGAGCACCTGCCCTACTCCCGCAGCATTTGTCCCGTTGTCCCGTCAGCAGAGGCCGATCCTCCCTATTTCTGCTCAGGACCTGCTGTTTCAGGGTGAAGTCCGGTGAAACGGGATGCACTGATTCCTGCTATGCTGTACGGTCGGCAACCAGGTGCAGAGATTGACCGCAGCAATCGTTACCAGCCTGCCAAAGCCACAGGGGTCTACCTattctcctgctcctgctgcagcgcTGGGTCAGTGTACGCTGCGTGCAGCACGGCTGGAAAAATATGAAGGTACAAGCATCTAAAACCTGGTTCTGCAGCACCACAGGTGAAAACAGCTGGTtctgcagcagcaccacagGTGAAAACAGCGTTTGCAAACCACTCGTGCCCCCACACAGCAGCGCACGCAGGCCTTCGGACACCCCCGAAGAGATATTCGAGTAAAAGTTCCTCCCCGTAAGTAACgttattttaaaatctggccTGCTGAGCTGAACGTGTCTCTGCAGGCGAACAGCCGGCACTCCGACCGGcgcgtccccccccccccccgcgctgccGGCTTCGTTTTAAGAGCCGGGCCGCCGGGAACGGACGAAGGCGGCTTGGCTTCCCCTCGCCGCGGTTTGTGCGCGGACTCGGAGGAAGAGGAGCGGCCGCGGTGGCCGCCTCAGCGCTCGTAACGGGCCGCGACGTCCGCCCGGACGGAAGGCCGGGACACGGACagggcccgggcccggggccCACCGCCGCGCCGGCCCCCCCTACCCGTCAGCCCggcctgccgccgccgccgccgccgccgcagccaGAGCAGGCCCAGgccggctcccgccgccgccgccgccgctcccaGCGCCAgcgccagccccggccccggccccagccggccgggcccggcccgcgCCGCCATCGCGGTCCGGCCGCCCTCCGCCTCCCTCTGCCGCCGGCGGCGCGCGGGGCTGACGGACCGAGGGAGGCGGCCTATGGCGGGCCGCCGCGTCATCGCCGCGCGCCGAGGGGCGGGCACCGCCCTgcggccgcggggccgccggggAGGCGGAGCGAGCCGCGAGGTGCGCCTGCGCGTGCGCCTGCACCTACAGCTGCACCTGGACTTGTACCTCCGTCGGTGCCAGTGCCTGTACCCGAACCTGTACCTACACATACACCTGAACCTGTACCTGCGCTTACACCTGTACCTacacctgcaccaacacctgcacCTACACCTGCACCTGTACTTGTACCTCCATCGGTGCCAGTGCCTGTACCCGAACCTGAACCTGTACCTACACATACACCTGAACCTGTACCTGCGCTTACACCTGTACCTacacctgcaccaacacctgcacCTGGACTTGTACCTCCGTCGGTGCCAGTGCCTGTACCCGAACCTGAACCTGTACCTACACATACACCTGAACCTGTACCTGCGCTTacacctgcaccaacacctgcacCTACAGCTGCACCTACAGCTGCACCTGGACTTGTACCTCCGTCGGTGCCAGTGCCTGTACCCGAACCTGTACCTACACATACACCTGAACCTGTACCTGCGCTTACACCTGTACCTacacctgcaccaacacctgcaccaacacctgcacCTACACCTGCACCTGGACTTGTACCTCCGTCGGTGCCAGTGCCTGTACCCGAACCTGAACCTGTACCTACACATACACCTGAACCTGTACCTGCGCTTACACCTGTACCTacacctgcaccaacacctgcacCTACACCTGCACCTGTACTTGTACCTCCATCGGTGCCAGTGCCTGTACCCGAACCTGAACCTGTACCTACACATACACCTGAACCTGTACCTGCGCTTACACCTGCACCTacacctgcaccaacacctgcaccaacacctgAACCTACACCTacacctgcaccaacacctgcacCTACACCTGCACCTACACCTGCACCTGGACTTGTACCTCCGTCGGTGCCAGTGCCTGTACCCGAACCTGAACCTGTACCTACACATACACCTGAACCTGTACCTGCGCTTACACCTGTACCTacacctgcaccaacacctgcacCTGGACTTGTACCTCCGTCGGTGCCAGTGCCTGTACCCGAACCTGAACCTGTACCTACACATACACCTGAACCTGTACCTGCGCTTacacctgcaccaacacctgcacCTACAGCTGCACCTACAGCTGCACCTGGACTTGTACCTCCGTCGGTGCCAGTGCCTGTACCCGAACCTGAACCTGTACCTACACATACCCCTGAACCTGTACCTGCGCTTACACCTGTACCTACACCTGTACCTacacctgcaccaacacctgcacCTACACCTGCACCTGTACTTGTACCTCCATCGGTGCCAGTGCCTGTACCCGAACCTGAACCTGTACCTACACATACACCTGAACCTGTACCTGCGCTTACACCTGTACCTacacctgcaccaacacctgcaccaacacctgAACCTACACCTacacctgcaccaacacctgcaccaacacctgcacCTACACCTGCACCTGGACTTGTACCTCCGTCGGTGCCAGTGCCTGTACCCGAACCTGAACCTGTACCTACACATACACCTGAACCTGTACCTGCGCTTACACCTGTACCTacacctgcaccaacacctgcaccaacacctgcacCTACACCTGCACCTGTACTTGTACCTCCGTCGGTGCCAGTGCCTGTACCCGAACCTGAACCTGTACCTACACATACACCTGAACCTGTACCTGCGCTTacacctgcaccaacacctgcacCTACAGCTGCACCTACAGCTGCACCTGGACTTGTACCTCCGTCTGTGCCAGTGCCTGTACCCGAACCTGAACCTGTACCTACACATACACCTGAACCTGTACCTGCGCTTACACCTGTACCTacacctgcaccaacacctgcacCTGGACTTGTACCTCCGTCGGTGCCAGTGCCTGTACCCGAACCTGAACCTGTACCTACACATACACCTGAACCTGTACCTGCGCTTACACCTGTACCTacacctgcaccaacacctgcacCTGGACTTGTACCTCCGTCTGTGCCAGTGCCTGTACCCGAACCTGAACCTGTACCTACACATACACCTGAACCTGTACCTGCGCTTACACCTGTACCTACACCTGCAACAACACCTGCACCTACACCTGCACCTGTACTTGTACCTCCATCGGTGCCAGTGCCTGTACCCGAACCTGAACCTGTACCTACACGTACACCTGAACCTGTACCTGCGCTTACACCTGCACCTacacctgcaccaacacctgcaccaacacctgAACCTACACCTACACCTGCACCTACACCTGCACCTACACCTGCACCTACACCTGCACCTGGACTTGTACCTCCGTCGGTGCCAGTGCCTGTACCCGAACCTGAACCTGTACCTACACATACACCTGAACCTGTACCTGCGCTTACACCTGTACCTacacctgcaccaacacctgcacCTGGACTTGTACCTCCGTCTGTGCCAGTGCCTGTACCCGAACCTGAACCTGTACCTACACATACACCTGAACCTGTACCTGCGCTTACACCTGTACCTACACCTGCAACAACACCTGCACCTACACCTGCACCTGTACTTGTACCTCCATCGGTGCCAGTGCCTGTACCCGAACCTGAACCTGTACCTACACGTACACCTGAACCTGTACCTGCGCTTACACCTGCACCTacacctgcaccaacacctgcaccaacacctgAACCTACACCTacacctgcaccaacacctgcacCTACACCTGCACCTACACCTGCACCTGGACTTGTACCTCCGTCGGTGCCAGTGCCTGTACCCGAACCTGAACCTGTACCTACACATACACCTGAACCTGTACCTGCGCTTACACCTGTACCTacacctgcaccaacacctgcacCTGGACTTGTACCTCCGTCGGTGCCAGTGCCTGTACCCGAACCTGAACCTGTACCTACACATACACCTGAACCTGTACCTGCGCTTacacctgcaccaacacctgcacCTACAGCTGCACCTACAGCTGCACCTGGACTTGTACCTCCGTCGGTGCCAGTGCCTGTACCCGAACCTGAACCTGTACCTACACATACACCTGAACCTGTACCTGCGCTTACACCTGTACCTACACCTGTACCTacacctgcaccaacacctgcacCTACACCTGCACCTGTACTTGTACCTCCATCGGTGCCAGTGCCTGTACCCGAACCTGAACCTGTACCTACACATACACCTGAACCTGTACCTGCGCTTACACCTGTACCTacacctgcaccaacacctgcaccaacacctgAACCTACACCTacacctgcaccaacacctgcaccaacacctgcacCTACACCTGCACCTGGACTTGTACCTCCGTCGGTGCCAGTGCCTGTACCCGAACCTGAACCTGTACCTACACATACACCTGAACCTGTACCTGCGCTTACACCTGTACCTACACCTGCAACAACACCTGCACCTGGACTTGTACCTCCGTCGGTGCCAGTGCCTGTACCCGAACCTGAACCTGTACCTACACATACACCTGAACCTGTACCTGCGCTTACACCTGTACCTacacctgcaccaacacctgcacCTGGACTTGTACCTCCGTCTGTGCCAGTGCCTGTACCCGAACCTGAACCTGTACCTACACATACACCTGAACCTGTACCTGCGCTTacacctgcaccaacacctgcaccaacacctgcacCTACACCTGCACCTGGACTTGTACCTCCGTCGGTGCCAGTGCCTGTACCCGAACCTGAACCTGTACCTACACATACACCTGAACCTGTACCTGCGCTTACACCTGTACCTACACCTGCAACAACACCTGCACCTGGACTTGTACCTCCGTCGGTGCCAGTGCCTGTACCCGAACCTGAACCTGTACCTACACATACACCTGAACCTGTACCTGCGCTTACACCTGTACCTacacctgcaccaacacctgcaccaacacctgcacCTACAGCTGCACCTACAGCTGCACCTGGACTTGTACCTCCGTCGGTGCCAGTGCCTGTACCCAAACCTGAACCTGTACCTACACATACACCTGAACCTGTACCTGCGCTTACACCTGTACCTacacctgcaccaacacctgcacCTACACCTGCACCTGGACTTGTACCTCCGTCGGTGCCAGTGCCTGTACCCGAACCTGAACCTGTACCTACACATACACCTGAACCTGTACCTGCGCTTACACCTGTACCTacacctgcaccaacacctgcacCTACACCTGAACCTACACCTacacctgcaccaacacctgcaccaacacctgcacCTACACCTGCACCTGGACTTGTACCTCCGTCTGTGCCAGTGCCTGTACCCGAACCTGAACCTGTACCTACACATACACCTGAACCTGTACCTGCGCTTACACCTGTACCTacacctgcaccaacacctgcacCTACACCTGCACCTGGACTTGTACCTCCGTCGGTGCCAGTGCCTGTACCCGAACCTGAACCTGTACCTACACATACACCTGAACC from Haliaeetus albicilla chromosome 16, bHalAlb1.1, whole genome shotgun sequence carries:
- the LOC138689317 gene encoding putative per-hexamer repeat protein 5 — translated: MDQETVNRETMDRETKDWETMDRETKDWEMMDREMRSSGSGTGTGTDGGTSPGAGVGAGVGAGVGAGVGVGSGVGAGVGAGVGTGVSAGSGSGTGTGTDGGTSPGAGVGAGVGAGVGAGVGAGVGAGVGTGVSAGVGVGSGVGAGVGAGVGAGVSAGSGSGTGTGTDGGTSPGAGVGAGVGAGVGAGVGVGSGVGAGVGAGVGTGVSAGSGSGTGTGTDGGTSPGAGVGAGVGTGVSAGTGSGVCVGTGSGSGSGSGTGTGTDGGTSPGAGVGAGVGAGVGAGVGVGSGVGAGVGAGVGAGVSAGVGVGSGVGAGVGAGVGTGVSAGSGSGTGTGTDGGTSPGAGVGAGVGTGAGVGAGVGTGVSAGTGSGVCVQV